A genomic stretch from Canis lupus baileyi chromosome 3, mCanLup2.hap1, whole genome shotgun sequence includes:
- the BCL9L gene encoding B-cell CLL/lymphoma 9-like protein isoform X1, whose translation MRILANKTRLPHPRRREAPGSPPLSPRGHCPPAPAKPMHPENKLTNHGKTGNGGAQSQHQNVNQGPTCNLGPKGVGAGSHGAKANQISPSNSSLKNPQGGVPPFSSLKGKVKRERSVSVDSGEQREAGTPSLDSEAKEVAPRSKRRCVLERKQPYSGDEWCSGPDSEEDDKPIGATHTLGSRCYYDAYCRGGNRLSGCLWNERTTGWDFKGRQVPPRGLAVHEPSAELSIGHLPPRNVVVRWNHICKCPSGCQAHGSLFVRANCNVADPAMAAPQLGPGQAAQLPLSESSAPGPPHGPPPGLRPDAPGGGGGGVPGKPPSQYVYVFTTHLANTAAEAVLQGRADSILAYHQQNVPRAKLDQAPKVPPTPEPLPLSAPSAGTPQSQPPPLPPPPPPAPGSAPPALPSEGPPEDANQDLTPNSVGAASTGGGTGGTHPNTPTAATANNPLPPGGDPSGAPGPALLGEATPTGNGQRSLVGSEGLSKEQLEHRERSLQTLRDIERLLLRSGETEPFLKGPPGGAGEGGPPAQAPPAPQQPPTAPPSGLKKYEEPLQSMISQTQSLGGPPLEHEVPGHPPGGDMGQQMNMMMQRLGQDSLTPEQVAWRKLQEEYYEEKRRKEEQIGLHGGRPLQDMMGMGGMMVRGPPPPYHSKPGDQWPPGMGAQLRGPMDVQDPMQLRGGPPFPGPRFPGNQMQRVPGFGGMQGMPMEVPMNAMQRPVRPGMGWTEDLPPMGGPGNFAQNAVPYPGGQGEAERFMTPRVREELLRHQLLEKRSMGMQRPLSMAGSAMGQGMEMERMMQAHRQMDPAIFPGQMAGGEGLAGTPMGMEFGGGRGLLSPPMGQSGLREVDPPMGPGNLNMNMNVNMNMNMNLNVQMTPQQQMLMSQKMRGPGDMMGPQGLSPEEMARVRAQNSSSMMGGPQKMLMPSQFPNQGQQGFSGGQGPYQAMPQDMGNTQDMFSPDQSSMPMGSVGTTRLSHMPLPPASNPPGSVHSAPTRGLGRRPSDLTISINQMGSPGMGHLKSPTLSQVHSPLVTSPSANLKSPQTPSQMVPLPSANPPGPLKSPQVLSSSLSVRSPTGSPSRLKSPSMAVPSPGWVASPKTAMPSPGVPQNKQPPLNMNSSTTLGNMEQGALPPSGPRSSSSAPPANPPSGLMNPSLPFTSSPDPTPSQNPLSLMMSQMSKYAMPSSTPLYHNAIKTIATSDDELLPDRPLLPPPPPPQGSGPGISNNQPNQMHLNSAAAQSPMGMNLPGQQPLSHEPPPTMLPSPTPLGSNIPLHPNAQGTGGPPQNSMMLPPGGPDSLNAPCGPVPSSSQMMPFPPRLQQPHGAMAPSGSGGGGPGLQQHYPSGMPLPPEDLPSQPPGPMPPQQHLMGKGMAGRMGDAYPPGVLPGVASVLNDPELSEVIRPTPTGIPEFDLSRIIPSEKPSSTLQYFPKSENQPPKAQPPNLHLMNLQNMMAEQTPSRPPNLPGQQGVQRGLNMSMCHPGQMSLLGRTGVPPQQGMVPHGLHQGVMSPPQGLMTQQNFMLMKQRGVGGEVYSQPPHMLSPQGSLMGPPPQQNLMVSHPLRQRSVSLDSQMGYLPAPGSMANLPF comes from the exons ATGAGGATCCTGGCTAACAAGACAAG GTTACCCCACCCCAGGAGGAGAGAAGCTCCAGGGAGCCCGCCGCTGTCCCCGCGCGGCcactgccccccagccccagccaagcCAATGCACCCAGAAAATAAGTTGACCAATCATGGCAAGACAGGGAATGGCGGGGCCCAGTCCCAGCACCAGAATGTGAACCAAGGACCCACCTGCAATCTGGGCCCCAAGGGCGTGGgggcggggagccatggggccaAGGCCAACCAGATCTCACCCAGCAACTCAAGTCTGAAGAACCCCCAGGGAGGGGTGCCCCCTTTCAGCTCGCTCAAGGGCAAAGTGAAGAGGGAGCGGAGCGTGTCTGTGGACTCTGGAGAGCAGCGAGAGGCTGGGACCCCATCCCTGGATTCAGAGGCCAAAG AGGTGGCACCCCGGAGTAAGCGGCGTTGTGTGCTGGAGCGGAAGCAGCCATACAGTGGGGACGAATGGTGCTCAGGACCCGACAGCGAGGAAGACGACAAGCCCATTGGGGCCACCCACA cccTAGGAAGTAGATGTTATTATGATGCCTattgcagaggaggaaacagactgAGCGGATGTTTGTGGAATGAGAGGACCACGGGCTGGGACTTTAAAggtcgtcaagtgccccccaggGGACTGGCTGTCCATGAGCCCTCCGCTGAACTG agTATAGGACACCTTCCTCCCAGGAATGTTGTGGTTAGATGGAATCACATCTGTAAGTGTCCTTCGGGATGCCAGGCACACGGGAGCCTGTTTGTAAGGGCAA ACTGTAATGTAGCAGACCCCGCCATGGCGGCCCCGCAGCTGGGTCCTGGCCAAGCCGCCCAGCTGCCCCTCAGCGAGAGCAGCGCACCAGGACCCCCACATGGGCCGCCGCCGGGCCTTCGGCCTGAcgcccctgggggtgggggcgggggcgtccCCGGAAAGCCTCCCTCACAGTACGTGTATGTCTTCACCACCCACCTGGCCAACAC GGCTGCCGAGGCAGTGCTGCAGGGCCGGGCTGACTCCATCCTTGCCTACCACCAGCAGAACGTGCCCCGGGCCAAGCTGGACCAG GCCCCGAAAGTGCCACCTACCCCAGAACCGTTACCCTTAAGCGCGCCATCAGCAGGCACCCCGCAGTCCCAGCCGCCTCCACTGCCGCCGCcaccgcccccagcccctggcagcgcGCCACCTGCTCTGCCTTCTGAGGGTCCTCCTGAGGACGCCAATCAGGACCTGACGCCCAACTCGGTGGGAGCTGCCAGTACGGGTGGCGGCACTGGGGGTACCCATCCTAACACCCCTACAGCTGCCACCGCCAACAACCCGCTGCCTCCCGGAGGAGACCCCAGCGGTGCCCCCGGCCCTGCCTTGCTAGGGGAGGCCACCCCCACGGGAAATGGGCAGCGGAGCCTGGTGGGCTCTGAAGGCCTGTCCAAGGAGCAGCTGGAGCATCGGGAGCGTTCCCTCCAGACGCTTCGAGACATTGAGCGGCTATTGCTCCGCAGTGGGGAGACCGAACCCTTCCTCAAGGGACCCCCAGGAGGAGCCGGCGAGGGGGGACCACCAGCACAAGCCCCTCcggccccccagcagccccccacgGCCCCTCCCAGTGGGCTGAAGAAGTACGAGGAGCCCTTGCAGTCTATGATTTCACAGACACAGAGCCTAGGGGGTCCCCCGCTGGAGCACGAAGTGCCTGGGCACCCCCCGGGTGGGGACATGGGGCAACAGATGAACATGATGATGCAGAGACTGGGCCAGGACAGCCTGACGCCGGAGCAGGTGGCCTGGCGCAAGCTGCAGGAAGAATACTATGAGGAGAAGCGGCGGAAGGAGGAGCAGATCGGGCTGCATGGGGGCCGCCCTCTGCAGGACATGATGGGCATGGGGGGCATGATGGTGAGGGGACCGCCGCCTCCCTACCACAGCAAGCCTGGGGACCAGTGGCCACCTGGGATGGGTGCACAGCTGCGGGGACCCATGGATGTTCAGGATCCCATGCAGCTCCGGGGTGGGCCTCCTTTTCCTGGCCCCCGTTTCCCAGGCAACCAGATGCAGCGGGTGCCTGGATTTGGAGGCATGCAGGGTATGCCCATGGAGGTGCCCATGAACGCCATGCAGAGGCCTGTGAGGCCAGGTATGGGCTGGACCGAAGACCTGCCCCCCATGGGGGGACCTGGCAATTTTGCCCAGAATGCCGTGCCCTACCCAGGCGGGCAGGGTGAGGCAGAGCGATTCATGACCCCCCGGGTCCGGGAGGAGCTACTGCGTCACCAGCTGCTGGAGAAGCGGTCGATGGGCATGCAGCGTCCCCTGAGCATGGCGGGCAGTGCCATGGGGCAGGGCATGGAGATGGAGCGAATGATGCAGGCACACCGGCAGATGGACCCAGCCATATTCCCTGGGCAGATGGCTGGTGGCGAGGGCCTGGCGGGCACTCCCATGGGCATGGAGTTTGGTGGAGGCCGGGGCCTCCTGAGTCCCCCCATGGGGCAGTCGGGGCTGAGAGAGGTGGACCCGCCCATGGGGCCTGGCAACCTCAACATGAACATGAATGTGAACATGAACATGAACATGAACTTGAACGTCCAGATGACCCCACAGCAGCAGATGCTGATGTCACAGAAGATGCGGGGCCCGGGGGACATGATGGGGCCGCAGGGCCTCAGTCCCGAGGAGATGGCCCGGGTGCGGGCCCAGAACAGCAGCAGCATGATGGGCGGCCCACAGAAGATGCTTATGCCCTCGCAGTTTCCCAACCAGGGCCAGCAGGGATTCTCTGGGGGCCAGGGGCCCTACCAAGCCATGCCCCAGGACATGGGCAATACTCAAGACATGTTCAGTCCCGACCAGAGCTCAATGCCCATGGGCAGTGTGGGCACCACCCGGCTCAGCCACATGCCCCTGCCCCCCGCGTCCAATCCTCCTGGGTCTGTGCATTCAGCTCCCACGCGGGGGCTGGGAAGACGGCCTTCAGACCTCACCATCAGTATTAATCAGATGGGCTCGCCAGGCATGGGGCACCTGAAGTCGCCCACCCTTAGCCAGGTGCATTCGCCCCTGGTCACCTCGCCCTCCGCCAACCTCAAGTCACCCCAGACTCCCTCACAGATGGTGCCCTTGCCTTCGGCCAACCCGCCGGGACCTCTCAAGTCGCCACAGGTCCTCAGCTCCTCCCTCAGCGTCCGTTCACCCACTGGCTCTCCCAGCAGGCTCAAGTCCCCCTCCATGGCGGTGCCTTCTCCCGGCTGGGTCGCCTCGCCCAAGACAGCCATgcccagccctggggtcccccagAACAAGCAGCCGCCTCTCAACATGAACTCTTCCACCACCCTGGGCAACATGGAACAGG GTGCTCTCCCGCCTAGCGGCCCCCGGAGCAGCTCCTCAGCGCCTCCCGCCAACCCTCCCAGCGGCCTCATGAACCCCAGCCTGCCATTCACTTCCTCCCCAGACCCCACGCCTTCCCAGAACCCCCTGTCATTGATGATGTCCCAGATGTCCAAGTACGCCATGCCCAGCTCCACCCCGCTCTACCACAATGCCATCAAGACCATCGCCACCTCCGACGACGAGCTGCTGCCCGACCggcccctgctcccccctccaCCACCGCCGCAGGGCTCTGGGCCAG GGATCAGCAATAACCAGCCCAACCAGATGCACCTGAATTCAGCTGCTGCCCAGAGCCCCATGGGCATGAACCTGCCAGGCCAGCAGCCCCTGTCCCATGAACCCCCGCCTACTATGTTGCCCTCCCCTACCCCTCTGGGGTCCAACATTCCACTGCACCCCAATGCACAGGGGACAGGAGGGCCCCCTCAAAACTCAATGATGCTGCCTCCAGGGGGCCCAGACTCCCTGAATGCCCCCTGTGGCCCTGTGCCCAGCTCCTCCCAGATGATGCCCTTCCCCCCTCGGCTGCAGCAGCCCCATGGTGCCATGGCCCCCAgtgggagtgggggcgggggaccCGGCCTGCAGCAGCACTACCCTTCGGGCATGCCCCTGCCTCCAGAGGACCTGCCCAGCCAGCCGCCGGGTCCCATGCCCCCTCAGCAGCACCTGATGGGCAAAGGCATGGCTGGGCGCATGGGTGATGCCTACCCACCGGGCGTGCTCCCTGGGGTGGCATCTGTGCTGAACGACCCCGAGCTGAGCGAGGTGATCCGGCCCACCCCGACGGGGATCCCTGAGTTCGACTTATCGAGGATCATCCCCTCTGAGAAGCCAAGCAGCACCCTCCAATACTTCCCCAAGAGCGAGAACCAGCCCCCCAAGGCCCAACCCCCCAATCTGCATCTCATGAACCTGCAGAACATGATGGCGGAGCAGACCCCCTCACGGCCCCCCAACCTCCCGGGCCAGCAGGGCGTCCAGCGGGGTCTCAACATGTCCATGTGCCACCCCGGACAGATGTCCTTGCTGGGCAGGACAGGTGTGCCCCCACAGCAGGGCATGGTGCCCCACGGCCTGCACCAGGGGGTCATGTCCCCTCCACAAGGTCTCATGACCCAGCAGAATTTCATGCTGATGAAGCAACGGGGTGTGGGGGGTGAGGTCTACAGCCAgcccccccacatgctctcccccCAGGGCTCCCTCATGGGCCCCCCGCCCCAGCAGAACCTCATGGTGTCCCACCCGCTGCGGCAGCGCAGCGTGTCTCTGGACAGCCAGATGGGCTACCTCCCGGCGCCGGGCAGCATGGCCAACCTGCCCTTCTAG
- the BCL9L gene encoding B-cell CLL/lymphoma 9-like protein isoform X4: protein MVLRTRQRGRRQAHWGHPQGGNRLSGCLWNERTTGWDFKGRQVPPRGLAVHEPSAELSIGHLPPRNVVVRWNHICKCPSGCQAHGSLFVRANCNVADPAMAAPQLGPGQAAQLPLSESSAPGPPHGPPPGLRPDAPGGGGGGVPGKPPSQYVYVFTTHLANTAAEAVLQGRADSILAYHQQNVPRAKLDQAPKVPPTPEPLPLSAPSAGTPQSQPPPLPPPPPPAPGSAPPALPSEGPPEDANQDLTPNSVGAASTGGGTGGTHPNTPTAATANNPLPPGGDPSGAPGPALLGEATPTGNGQRSLVGSEGLSKEQLEHRERSLQTLRDIERLLLRSGETEPFLKGPPGGAGEGGPPAQAPPAPQQPPTAPPSGLKKYEEPLQSMISQTQSLGGPPLEHEVPGHPPGGDMGQQMNMMMQRLGQDSLTPEQVAWRKLQEEYYEEKRRKEEQIGLHGGRPLQDMMGMGGMMVRGPPPPYHSKPGDQWPPGMGAQLRGPMDVQDPMQLRGGPPFPGPRFPGNQMQRVPGFGGMQGMPMEVPMNAMQRPVRPGMGWTEDLPPMGGPGNFAQNAVPYPGGQGEAERFMTPRVREELLRHQLLEKRSMGMQRPLSMAGSAMGQGMEMERMMQAHRQMDPAIFPGQMAGGEGLAGTPMGMEFGGGRGLLSPPMGQSGLREVDPPMGPGNLNMNMNVNMNMNMNLNVQMTPQQQMLMSQKMRGPGDMMGPQGLSPEEMARVRAQNSSSMMGGPQKMLMPSQFPNQGQQGFSGGQGPYQAMPQDMGNTQDMFSPDQSSMPMGSVGTTRLSHMPLPPASNPPGSVHSAPTRGLGRRPSDLTISINQMGSPGMGHLKSPTLSQVHSPLVTSPSANLKSPQTPSQMVPLPSANPPGPLKSPQVLSSSLSVRSPTGSPSRLKSPSMAVPSPGWVASPKTAMPSPGVPQNKQPPLNMNSSTTLGNMEQGALPPSGPRSSSSAPPANPPSGLMNPSLPFTSSPDPTPSQNPLSLMMSQMSKYAMPSSTPLYHNAIKTIATSDDELLPDRPLLPPPPPPQGSGPGISNNQPNQMHLNSAAAQSPMGMNLPGQQPLSHEPPPTMLPSPTPLGSNIPLHPNAQGTGGPPQNSMMLPPGGPDSLNAPCGPVPSSSQMMPFPPRLQQPHGAMAPSGSGGGGPGLQQHYPSGMPLPPEDLPSQPPGPMPPQQHLMGKGMAGRMGDAYPPGVLPGVASVLNDPELSEVIRPTPTGIPEFDLSRIIPSEKPSSTLQYFPKSENQPPKAQPPNLHLMNLQNMMAEQTPSRPPNLPGQQGVQRGLNMSMCHPGQMSLLGRTGVPPQQGMVPHGLHQGVMSPPQGLMTQQNFMLMKQRGVGGEVYSQPPHMLSPQGSLMGPPPQQNLMVSHPLRQRSVSLDSQMGYLPAPGSMANLPF, encoded by the exons ATGGTGCTCAGGACCCGACAGCGAGGAAGACGACAAGCCCATTGGGGCCACCCACA aggaggaaacagactgAGCGGATGTTTGTGGAATGAGAGGACCACGGGCTGGGACTTTAAAggtcgtcaagtgccccccaggGGACTGGCTGTCCATGAGCCCTCCGCTGAACTG agTATAGGACACCTTCCTCCCAGGAATGTTGTGGTTAGATGGAATCACATCTGTAAGTGTCCTTCGGGATGCCAGGCACACGGGAGCCTGTTTGTAAGGGCAA ACTGTAATGTAGCAGACCCCGCCATGGCGGCCCCGCAGCTGGGTCCTGGCCAAGCCGCCCAGCTGCCCCTCAGCGAGAGCAGCGCACCAGGACCCCCACATGGGCCGCCGCCGGGCCTTCGGCCTGAcgcccctgggggtgggggcgggggcgtccCCGGAAAGCCTCCCTCACAGTACGTGTATGTCTTCACCACCCACCTGGCCAACAC GGCTGCCGAGGCAGTGCTGCAGGGCCGGGCTGACTCCATCCTTGCCTACCACCAGCAGAACGTGCCCCGGGCCAAGCTGGACCAG GCCCCGAAAGTGCCACCTACCCCAGAACCGTTACCCTTAAGCGCGCCATCAGCAGGCACCCCGCAGTCCCAGCCGCCTCCACTGCCGCCGCcaccgcccccagcccctggcagcgcGCCACCTGCTCTGCCTTCTGAGGGTCCTCCTGAGGACGCCAATCAGGACCTGACGCCCAACTCGGTGGGAGCTGCCAGTACGGGTGGCGGCACTGGGGGTACCCATCCTAACACCCCTACAGCTGCCACCGCCAACAACCCGCTGCCTCCCGGAGGAGACCCCAGCGGTGCCCCCGGCCCTGCCTTGCTAGGGGAGGCCACCCCCACGGGAAATGGGCAGCGGAGCCTGGTGGGCTCTGAAGGCCTGTCCAAGGAGCAGCTGGAGCATCGGGAGCGTTCCCTCCAGACGCTTCGAGACATTGAGCGGCTATTGCTCCGCAGTGGGGAGACCGAACCCTTCCTCAAGGGACCCCCAGGAGGAGCCGGCGAGGGGGGACCACCAGCACAAGCCCCTCcggccccccagcagccccccacgGCCCCTCCCAGTGGGCTGAAGAAGTACGAGGAGCCCTTGCAGTCTATGATTTCACAGACACAGAGCCTAGGGGGTCCCCCGCTGGAGCACGAAGTGCCTGGGCACCCCCCGGGTGGGGACATGGGGCAACAGATGAACATGATGATGCAGAGACTGGGCCAGGACAGCCTGACGCCGGAGCAGGTGGCCTGGCGCAAGCTGCAGGAAGAATACTATGAGGAGAAGCGGCGGAAGGAGGAGCAGATCGGGCTGCATGGGGGCCGCCCTCTGCAGGACATGATGGGCATGGGGGGCATGATGGTGAGGGGACCGCCGCCTCCCTACCACAGCAAGCCTGGGGACCAGTGGCCACCTGGGATGGGTGCACAGCTGCGGGGACCCATGGATGTTCAGGATCCCATGCAGCTCCGGGGTGGGCCTCCTTTTCCTGGCCCCCGTTTCCCAGGCAACCAGATGCAGCGGGTGCCTGGATTTGGAGGCATGCAGGGTATGCCCATGGAGGTGCCCATGAACGCCATGCAGAGGCCTGTGAGGCCAGGTATGGGCTGGACCGAAGACCTGCCCCCCATGGGGGGACCTGGCAATTTTGCCCAGAATGCCGTGCCCTACCCAGGCGGGCAGGGTGAGGCAGAGCGATTCATGACCCCCCGGGTCCGGGAGGAGCTACTGCGTCACCAGCTGCTGGAGAAGCGGTCGATGGGCATGCAGCGTCCCCTGAGCATGGCGGGCAGTGCCATGGGGCAGGGCATGGAGATGGAGCGAATGATGCAGGCACACCGGCAGATGGACCCAGCCATATTCCCTGGGCAGATGGCTGGTGGCGAGGGCCTGGCGGGCACTCCCATGGGCATGGAGTTTGGTGGAGGCCGGGGCCTCCTGAGTCCCCCCATGGGGCAGTCGGGGCTGAGAGAGGTGGACCCGCCCATGGGGCCTGGCAACCTCAACATGAACATGAATGTGAACATGAACATGAACATGAACTTGAACGTCCAGATGACCCCACAGCAGCAGATGCTGATGTCACAGAAGATGCGGGGCCCGGGGGACATGATGGGGCCGCAGGGCCTCAGTCCCGAGGAGATGGCCCGGGTGCGGGCCCAGAACAGCAGCAGCATGATGGGCGGCCCACAGAAGATGCTTATGCCCTCGCAGTTTCCCAACCAGGGCCAGCAGGGATTCTCTGGGGGCCAGGGGCCCTACCAAGCCATGCCCCAGGACATGGGCAATACTCAAGACATGTTCAGTCCCGACCAGAGCTCAATGCCCATGGGCAGTGTGGGCACCACCCGGCTCAGCCACATGCCCCTGCCCCCCGCGTCCAATCCTCCTGGGTCTGTGCATTCAGCTCCCACGCGGGGGCTGGGAAGACGGCCTTCAGACCTCACCATCAGTATTAATCAGATGGGCTCGCCAGGCATGGGGCACCTGAAGTCGCCCACCCTTAGCCAGGTGCATTCGCCCCTGGTCACCTCGCCCTCCGCCAACCTCAAGTCACCCCAGACTCCCTCACAGATGGTGCCCTTGCCTTCGGCCAACCCGCCGGGACCTCTCAAGTCGCCACAGGTCCTCAGCTCCTCCCTCAGCGTCCGTTCACCCACTGGCTCTCCCAGCAGGCTCAAGTCCCCCTCCATGGCGGTGCCTTCTCCCGGCTGGGTCGCCTCGCCCAAGACAGCCATgcccagccctggggtcccccagAACAAGCAGCCGCCTCTCAACATGAACTCTTCCACCACCCTGGGCAACATGGAACAGG GTGCTCTCCCGCCTAGCGGCCCCCGGAGCAGCTCCTCAGCGCCTCCCGCCAACCCTCCCAGCGGCCTCATGAACCCCAGCCTGCCATTCACTTCCTCCCCAGACCCCACGCCTTCCCAGAACCCCCTGTCATTGATGATGTCCCAGATGTCCAAGTACGCCATGCCCAGCTCCACCCCGCTCTACCACAATGCCATCAAGACCATCGCCACCTCCGACGACGAGCTGCTGCCCGACCggcccctgctcccccctccaCCACCGCCGCAGGGCTCTGGGCCAG GGATCAGCAATAACCAGCCCAACCAGATGCACCTGAATTCAGCTGCTGCCCAGAGCCCCATGGGCATGAACCTGCCAGGCCAGCAGCCCCTGTCCCATGAACCCCCGCCTACTATGTTGCCCTCCCCTACCCCTCTGGGGTCCAACATTCCACTGCACCCCAATGCACAGGGGACAGGAGGGCCCCCTCAAAACTCAATGATGCTGCCTCCAGGGGGCCCAGACTCCCTGAATGCCCCCTGTGGCCCTGTGCCCAGCTCCTCCCAGATGATGCCCTTCCCCCCTCGGCTGCAGCAGCCCCATGGTGCCATGGCCCCCAgtgggagtgggggcgggggaccCGGCCTGCAGCAGCACTACCCTTCGGGCATGCCCCTGCCTCCAGAGGACCTGCCCAGCCAGCCGCCGGGTCCCATGCCCCCTCAGCAGCACCTGATGGGCAAAGGCATGGCTGGGCGCATGGGTGATGCCTACCCACCGGGCGTGCTCCCTGGGGTGGCATCTGTGCTGAACGACCCCGAGCTGAGCGAGGTGATCCGGCCCACCCCGACGGGGATCCCTGAGTTCGACTTATCGAGGATCATCCCCTCTGAGAAGCCAAGCAGCACCCTCCAATACTTCCCCAAGAGCGAGAACCAGCCCCCCAAGGCCCAACCCCCCAATCTGCATCTCATGAACCTGCAGAACATGATGGCGGAGCAGACCCCCTCACGGCCCCCCAACCTCCCGGGCCAGCAGGGCGTCCAGCGGGGTCTCAACATGTCCATGTGCCACCCCGGACAGATGTCCTTGCTGGGCAGGACAGGTGTGCCCCCACAGCAGGGCATGGTGCCCCACGGCCTGCACCAGGGGGTCATGTCCCCTCCACAAGGTCTCATGACCCAGCAGAATTTCATGCTGATGAAGCAACGGGGTGTGGGGGGTGAGGTCTACAGCCAgcccccccacatgctctcccccCAGGGCTCCCTCATGGGCCCCCCGCCCCAGCAGAACCTCATGGTGTCCCACCCGCTGCGGCAGCGCAGCGTGTCTCTGGACAGCCAGATGGGCTACCTCCCGGCGCCGGGCAGCATGGCCAACCTGCCCTTCTAG